CCGCCGTCGCAGATCAGCGTGACGACGCTGCCGCGGATGCCCGATGCGCGCATCTTCGCGACGAGCTGCCACACGCCCCACAGGTTGGTGCCGGTGGAGCCGCCGGCGCACAGCCCGGTGACGTCGTTGAGGTGCCGCATCGCGGCGATGCTCGCGGCGTCGGGCACCGGGACCATCAGGTCGATGACCGAGGGCACGAAGCTCGGCTCCATCCGGGGCCGCCCGATGCCCTCGATGCGCGAGGGCATGCCGGTGGCGTAGTCGGTGGCTCCGGTGGCCCATCCGGGGAAGAACGCGGAGTTCTCCGGGTCCACCACCGCCAGCCTCGTGTGGTGGCGGCGGTAGCGCAGGTAGCGCCCGATGGTCGCCGACGTGCCGCCGGTCCCCGCGCCCACCACGATCCACTCCGGGACCGGATGGCGCTCCATGGAGAGCTGTTCGAAGATCGACTCGGCGATGTTGTTGTTGCCCCGCCAGTCGGTGGCGCGCTCGGCATAGGTGAACTGGTCCATGTAGTGGCCGCGCGTCTCCGCGGCCAGCCGTTCGGCCTCGGTGTACATCTCTGCGGGGATGTCGACGAAGTGGCAGCGCCCGCCGTAGCGCTCGATCAGCGCGATCTTCTCGGGGCTGGTCCTGCGCGGCACCACCGTGATGAAGTCCAGGCCGATGAGCCGGGCGAAATAGGCCTCGGAGACGGCGGTGGAACCGGAGCTGGCCTCGACGATCGTGGTGCCCTCGGTGATCCAGCCGTTGGCCAGGCCGTAGAGGAACAGCGAGCGGGCCAGCCGGTGCTTGAGGCTGCCGGTGGGGTGCACCGACTCGTCCTTGAGGTAGAGGTCGATGCCCCATTCCCCGGGCAGCGGGAACACATGCAGGTGGGTGTCGGCCGACCGGTTCGCGTCGGCCGCCACCATGCGGATGGCCTCGTCGACCCAGGAGCGCGTGCGCGCACAGGAGCGGTCGATCCAGCCGGACCCGCCGGAGTCGTTCGAGGGGGCTGTCATGAGCGACAGCGTATACGCGAACGGGCCGCGTCCCCGGGGACGCGGCCCGTTGTTCGCCTCTGTTCGCTAGAGCGGTCACGTCGGGTCAGTCGAGGGAGCCCCCGGCCATCGCCGCGTGCATCCGCCGGTGCGGGGCGGCCTCGGTGTCGCGGCTCTGCCGCTCCAGGGAGCGGGCGAGCGCGATGTGCGCCCAGGCGTCGCAGGGGTCGAGTTCGATGAGCCTGCGGAACGTCGCCTCGGCCCTGTTCAACTGCGCGGAGTGGAAGTAGGCACGTCCCAGGAGTTCCAGGACCGACCGGCTGTCGGGCTCGGCCTCGGCCAGCGGGGCCAGGATCCGGGCTGCGCTGATCGGGTCGCCGAGGTCGAAGAACCGCCGGCCGCGGGCAAAGGTGTCGTAGGTCGTCTGCGCCATGCGCACTCCCTTCGTCGGGCATTTCAACAGCGGGGCCCGACGCGGCATTCCCGCGCTCACTCCTCGAAGGGCGTCACCCGGCCGCTGTCCACGTCGTAGACGGCGCCGCTCACCGGCAGGTCCGCGGGCAGCAGCGGGTGGTGCCGGATGCGCTCCAGGTCGTGGCGCAGCGCGGCCCGCTGGTCGGGCGTGGTGTTGAACTCCAGGCTGCGGGTGTCGACCCCGTAGGTCCGGGCGATGCCGTCGTGCACTTCGTCGTCACTGGAGACCGAGGCCATCTTGCACCGGGTGTGCGGCATGACCAGAACCCGGTCCACGCCGAGCAGGTAGGTGGCCAGGACCAGCGTACGCAGCGTGTCGTCGGTGACCCGGGCGCCGGCGTTGCGCAGGATCTTGGCGTCCCCCGGCTTGAGCCCCAGCGTGCCCAACGGTTCGATGCGGGAGTCCATGCAGGTCACCAGTGCCAGCCCGCGAGCGGCGACCGGTTCGAGCCCGGCCAGGCCGAAGTCGCGGACGTAGTCGGCGTTCGCGGCGAAGAGGTCGTCGAAGGCATTGCTCATGTGGAACTCCAGGGAATGCGGGTGCTCGCGCGGCACGGGAGCGCCGTGCGGCCGCGTCGCGGCCACACGGCGCCGGTGCCGCTGAGGATCGAACATAAGGTGACAGTTTTGTTGCCGACTGTAGCGTGGCGGTGTGGCGGCCGGATGCGGTGGGACCGCGTCGTCACCGCCCGGTATCGGTCTGGCCGGTGCCGACCGCCGAGATGGGGCGGGGCAGCGCCTCGCCGGAGCCGTCCCGGCGGGGATCGGCATCGGGCAGCCGCACCGGCCCGCCGTCGGCCCGCGAGGCCCTGGCCGGGGCCCGGCCCATCCAGCCGAACAGCAGGACGTCCTCGCCCTTGAGGAAGCGGTGGCAGCGCACGCCGCCGGTGGCCCTGCCCTTGACCGGGAAGGCATCCAAGGGGGTCAGCTTGGCCGCACCGGCCTGCGTGCCGGGCAGCGCGGTGGAGCTGCCGGCGACCGTGACGACCACCGAGTCCTCCGGCGCGGTGACGGCGCCGAACCACAGTGCGCGGGCGCCCTCGGACAGCCGCACGCCGGTGACGCCCCCGGCCGGGCGGCCCTGCGGGCGGACGCCGCCGGCGGCGAAGCGCAGCAGTTGGGCCTCCGAGGTGATGAAGACGAGGTCCTCCTCGCCCGTGACGAGCTGGGTGGCGCCGACGAGCCGGTCGCCGTCCTTGAGGTTGATGACCTCGAAGTCGTCCTTGTTCTGCGGGTAGTCCGGGGCGACCCGCTTCACGATGCCCTGCCTGGTGCCCACGACCAGACCGGACTCGTCACCGGTGAGGGTCGCCAGGGAGACCGCGTGTTCGTCCTCCGCCAGCTCGACGAACTCCGTCACCGGGGATCCGGAGGCCAGCGGCGGCGCGTCCGCGCTTTCGGCGGGCAGCTCGGGCAGCTCCAGCACGGGCAGCCGGATCAGCCGGCCCAGGTCGGTGACCACGGCGACCTCCCCGCGCACGGTGGCGGGCACCACCGAGGTGGTCGCGTCGTGCCTGGCGCGCGGCCCGTCGAACATCCGCGGCAGGGTCGCGCCGGCGCTGCGCCCCAGCATGCCGGTGGAGCTCAGCAGCACGTGGCAGGGGTCGTCGCCGACCTCCAGCGGCACCGCGGCGCTGCGGGTGAGACCGGAGCTCTCCTTGAGCACGGTGCGCCGCGGCGTCGCGTACTCCTTGGCGACCTCGCCCAGCTCGCGGGAGACCAGCCTGCGCAGCTTGGAGTCGGACTCAAGGATCGCGGTGAGCTCGGCGATCTCGGTGTTGAGCTGGTCGCGCTCGGTCTCAAGCTCCAGCCGGTCGTACTTGGTGAGGCGGCGCAGCGGGGTGTCGAGGATGTAGCGCGCCTGGGTGTCGGAGAGCTCGAACGTGGTCATCAGCCGCCGGCGGGCCTGGCCGGAGTCCTCGGAGTCCCGGATCAGCGCGATGACCTCGTCGATGTTGAGCAGCGCGACGAGCAGGCCTGCGACCAGGTGCAGGCGCTCCTCGCGCTTGGCTCGGCGGTGCTCGCAGCGGCGGCGCACCACGTCGAGGCGGTGCCCGACGTAGACCGAGAGCAGCTCGCGCAGGCCCAGGGTCTGCGGCTGGCCGTCGACCAGCGCGACGTTGTTGATGCCGAAGGACTCCTCCATCGGCGTCAGCCGGTACAGCTCCTCCAGGACGGCCTCGGGGTTGAAGCCGTTCTTCAGCTCGATCACCAGCCGCAGGCCCTGGTTGCGGTCGGTGAGGTCCTTGAGGTCGGAGATGCCCTGCAGCTTCTTCGACTGCACCAGGTCCTTGATGCGGCCCAGGACCTTCTCCGGGCCGACGTTGTAGGGCAGCTCGGTGACGAT
This sequence is a window from Spinactinospora alkalitolerans. Protein-coding genes within it:
- a CDS encoding tetratricopeptide repeat protein translates to MAQTTYDTFARGRRFFDLGDPISAARILAPLAEAEPDSRSVLELLGRAYFHSAQLNRAEATFRRLIELDPCDAWAHIALARSLERQSRDTEAAPHRRMHAAMAGGSLD
- a CDS encoding PLP-dependent cysteine synthase family protein, encoding MTAPSNDSGGSGWIDRSCARTRSWVDEAIRMVAADANRSADTHLHVFPLPGEWGIDLYLKDESVHPTGSLKHRLARSLFLYGLANGWITEGTTIVEASSGSTAVSEAYFARLIGLDFITVVPRRTSPEKIALIERYGGRCHFVDIPAEMYTEAERLAAETRGHYMDQFTYAERATDWRGNNNIAESIFEQLSMERHPVPEWIVVGAGTGGTSATIGRYLRYRRHHTRLAVVDPENSAFFPGWATGATDYATGMPSRIEGIGRPRMEPSFVPSVIDLMVPVPDAASIAAMRHLNDVTGLCAGGSTGTNLWGVWQLVAKMRASGIRGSVVTLICDGGERYRHSYYDDDWVAAQGMDLKPATATLERFLATGEWDDAPAS
- a CDS encoding beta-class carbonic anhydrase → MSNAFDDLFAANADYVRDFGLAGLEPVAARGLALVTCMDSRIEPLGTLGLKPGDAKILRNAGARVTDDTLRTLVLATYLLGVDRVLVMPHTRCKMASVSSDDEVHDGIARTYGVDTRSLEFNTTPDQRAALRHDLERIRHHPLLPADLPVSGAVYDVDSGRVTPFEE
- a CDS encoding DNA gyrase/topoisomerase IV subunit A, giving the protein MARTTSPPSEELAEKIIDIDVSEEMRGSFLEYAYSVIYQRALPDARDGMKPVQRRILYQMNEMGLRPDRAHVKCARVVGEVMGKLHPHGDSAIYDALVRLSQSFAMRVPLVDGHGNFGSLGGDDAPAAMRYTEARLNPAARLMVSSIEEDVVGFQPNYDGQETEPEVLPAAFPNLLVNGASGIAVGMATNMAPHNLGEVVAAARHLITHPEATLDELMEFVPGPDLPTGGTIVGLDGVRDAYAKGRGTFRTRATVSIEKVTPRRTGLIVTELPYNVGPEKVLGRIKDLVQSKKLQGISDLKDLTDRNQGLRLVIELKNGFNPEAVLEELYRLTPMEESFGINNVALVDGQPQTLGLRELLSVYVGHRLDVVRRRCEHRRAKREERLHLVAGLLVALLNIDEVIALIRDSEDSGQARRRLMTTFELSDTQARYILDTPLRRLTKYDRLELETERDQLNTEIAELTAILESDSKLRRLVSRELGEVAKEYATPRRTVLKESSGLTRSAAVPLEVGDDPCHVLLSSTGMLGRSAGATLPRMFDGPRARHDATTSVVPATVRGEVAVVTDLGRLIRLPVLELPELPAESADAPPLASGSPVTEFVELAEDEHAVSLATLTGDESGLVVGTRQGIVKRVAPDYPQNKDDFEVINLKDGDRLVGATQLVTGEEDLVFITSEAQLLRFAAGGVRPQGRPAGGVTGVRLSEGARALWFGAVTAPEDSVVVTVAGSSTALPGTQAGAAKLTPLDAFPVKGRATGGVRCHRFLKGEDVLLFGWMGRAPARASRADGGPVRLPDADPRRDGSGEALPRPISAVGTGQTDTGR